Proteins encoded in a region of the Halioglobus maricola genome:
- a CDS encoding PqiC family protein has protein sequence MRALILGCAILLLGACTTTPSNHYLLDTRVDTIPDASSPSLGVGPVEMPAYLRREQLVYSMGGSEVEIDNTERWAEPLEGAIGRVVSLNMAGLLQTNSVQTYPYHQQRAPDFGVKLNIRKLDAEPTGATLIAEWLLYQPTSGNQLVRRLSQHKIGLDSSAEIAPQIPAAYSELLWKLSEEIATEIQGRLN, from the coding sequence ATGAGAGCACTGATACTCGGCTGCGCCATCCTGTTGCTGGGGGCCTGCACTACCACCCCCAGTAATCACTACCTGCTGGATACCAGGGTGGACACGATCCCCGATGCCAGCTCCCCCTCCCTCGGTGTTGGGCCAGTAGAGATGCCCGCCTATCTGCGACGCGAACAACTGGTCTACAGCATGGGTGGCAGTGAGGTTGAAATTGACAATACCGAGCGCTGGGCAGAACCGCTCGAGGGCGCCATTGGCAGGGTCGTGAGCCTGAACATGGCGGGGCTGCTGCAAACCAACAGCGTGCAGACCTACCCCTATCATCAACAGCGGGCGCCCGACTTCGGGGTCAAACTGAATATTCGTAAACTGGACGCCGAACCCACAGGCGCCACCCTGATCGCAGAGTGGCTGCTGTACCAGCCGACCTCGGGCAATCAACTCGTGCGACGGCTCAGCCAACACAAGATCGGGCTGGATAGCAGTGCAGAAATCGCACCACAAATCCCCGCGGCGTACAGCGAACTTCTGTGGAAGCTCAGTGAGGAGATCGCAACAGAAATTCAGGGTCGGCTGAACTAG
- a CDS encoding FAD-dependent oxidoreductase, translating to MTKRPNKTPGISRRSLLGAGAAAVTSAAAGAAALPASSIGGWDLTTDVLVAGSGAAGMCAALEAAAAGSRVMVIESLGQAGGSSAMSGGVIYAGGGTALQKSHKIEDSVVEMYRFLKDVSGAGVSLPKVQLYCEESVAHFDWLLQQGVPYGGGFTAAKGLPEGEESLYYSGTELAWPARDLARPAPRGHVPGVRGMNGGRKLMEALFARGEAAGIRVRTRTSGQHLVTESDGRVVGMLVEDGAGRRQRIRAQRGVVLACGGFIHNREMLELYAPELAAASVPWGNAGDQGQGINMGISAGAAALRMHEGFAIAPIYPPEHTLAGLVINQVGQRFVAEDAYHGVLGHHIAYHQSGKAWLITDQFSTFGYKQDNFPMVAQANSVGDLADQLRLPRGSLQNTVAYFNRFAARGEDPLFRKSNAFLRPLQAPPFQAWDLSVDKAFFPVHTFGGLHTSVDGEVISSFGEPIPGLYAAGRNTAGLPTAPYIASGLSLGDATFFGRRAGRAAAGVST from the coding sequence TTGACCAAGCGCCCCAATAAAACACCGGGTATAAGTCGCCGCTCCCTGCTTGGGGCCGGCGCTGCCGCTGTCACTTCGGCAGCGGCGGGCGCCGCTGCGCTCCCTGCATCTTCCATTGGTGGCTGGGATCTCACTACCGATGTACTGGTGGCGGGTTCCGGCGCCGCGGGTATGTGCGCAGCATTGGAGGCCGCGGCTGCAGGCAGTCGCGTGATGGTGATCGAATCCCTTGGTCAGGCGGGTGGCAGCTCGGCAATGTCCGGCGGTGTGATCTATGCCGGGGGTGGTACGGCGCTGCAAAAGTCCCACAAGATTGAAGACTCGGTCGTGGAGATGTACCGCTTTCTCAAGGATGTCAGCGGCGCTGGCGTGTCTCTGCCCAAGGTCCAACTCTATTGCGAGGAATCTGTCGCCCACTTTGACTGGTTGTTGCAGCAGGGTGTGCCCTATGGTGGCGGCTTCACGGCTGCCAAGGGGCTGCCTGAGGGCGAGGAATCGCTCTACTATTCAGGCACCGAACTCGCCTGGCCTGCTCGCGATCTCGCTCGCCCTGCCCCTCGCGGCCATGTGCCGGGAGTGCGTGGAATGAATGGCGGTCGCAAACTGATGGAAGCGCTTTTTGCCCGTGGCGAGGCTGCGGGTATCCGCGTTCGCACCCGTACTTCAGGTCAGCATCTGGTGACGGAAAGCGATGGCCGTGTGGTGGGTATGCTGGTTGAGGATGGGGCCGGGCGACGCCAGCGCATTCGCGCCCAGCGTGGCGTGGTGCTCGCCTGTGGTGGCTTCATCCACAATCGAGAGATGCTTGAACTTTACGCGCCGGAGCTGGCTGCGGCGTCGGTGCCCTGGGGCAACGCCGGCGATCAGGGCCAGGGCATCAACATGGGAATTTCGGCGGGGGCTGCGGCACTGCGCATGCACGAGGGATTCGCCATAGCCCCTATTTATCCCCCGGAACACACGCTGGCAGGTCTGGTGATAAATCAGGTGGGCCAGCGGTTTGTTGCCGAGGACGCCTATCACGGGGTGCTGGGTCACCACATCGCGTACCACCAGAGTGGGAAAGCGTGGCTTATTACCGACCAGTTCAGCACCTTCGGATATAAACAGGATAATTTTCCTATGGTGGCCCAGGCTAATTCCGTCGGTGATCTCGCCGATCAACTGCGCCTGCCACGGGGCAGCTTACAGAACACTGTGGCCTACTTTAATCGCTTCGCAGCGCGTGGTGAGGACCCTCTCTTTCGCAAGAGCAACGCTTTCCTGCGCCCGTTGCAGGCGCCGCCGTTTCAAGCCTGGGATCTGTCGGTCGACAAGGCGTTTTTCCCAGTGCACACCTTTGGCGGCCTGCATACCAGTGTTGATGGCGAGGTCATCAGCAGTTTTGGTGAGCCGATTCCTGGCTTGTACGCAGCCGGCCGCAATACCGCGGGGCTGCCAACGGCGCCCTATATTGCCAGTGGTCTCTCACTGGGAGACGCGACCTTCTTCGGCCGCCGAGCCGGTCGCGCCGCAGCGGGAGTCTCGACATGA
- a CDS encoding Zn-ribbon domain-containing OB-fold protein — protein MSDKPLAPAIDGWHTMEVKPHLIGTQCNSCGSYFFPMNHAYCRNPACDSTEFSEVELSRTGHIWSYTNASYKPPEPFVAAEPFEPYSIAAVQLEKEQMVVLGQVIEGVSCDELKVGMPVELVLEQLHETDDDIKMTWKWKPVKA, from the coding sequence ATGAGCGATAAACCGCTGGCCCCAGCCATCGATGGCTGGCACACCATGGAAGTAAAGCCACACCTGATCGGCACCCAGTGCAACAGCTGTGGCTCTTACTTCTTTCCCATGAACCATGCGTACTGTCGCAACCCCGCCTGTGATTCCACCGAATTCAGTGAAGTGGAGCTCAGCCGTACCGGTCATATCTGGAGTTACACCAATGCGAGCTACAAGCCGCCAGAGCCTTTTGTCGCAGCCGAGCCCTTCGAGCCCTACTCGATAGCCGCGGTGCAGCTGGAGAAAGAACAAATGGTCGTCCTGGGGCAGGTCATCGAAGGCGTGTCCTGTGACGAGCTTAAGGTCGGCATGCCGGTAGAACTGGTGCTCGAGCAACTGCACGAGACCGACGACGACATCAAGATGACCTGGAAATGGAAGCCTGTTAAGGCTTGA
- a CDS encoding c-type cytochrome, which yields MIRVLVLSVCFAFGIGNVFAQLPTTITTASESLPQGSAERGRLVFAPCRTCHYPEQYMGHNNGPNLSAIFGKVAGKQPGFRYYSQTFSDAEFVWTPQLMYAWLEKPMEMFPDSSMMSLGVPDPQQRADLIAYLLQASALDDNGTTVTE from the coding sequence ATGATTCGTGTACTGGTGCTCTCCGTGTGTTTTGCGTTTGGCATTGGCAACGTATTCGCCCAATTGCCCACCACCATAACCACAGCCAGCGAGAGCCTGCCTCAGGGCAGCGCCGAGCGCGGACGGTTAGTCTTCGCTCCCTGCCGCACCTGCCACTACCCCGAGCAGTACATGGGGCACAATAACGGCCCCAATCTCAGCGCAATTTTTGGCAAGGTGGCGGGTAAACAGCCGGGGTTTCGATATTATTCACAGACTTTCAGCGACGCTGAGTTCGTCTGGACACCGCAGCTGATGTACGCGTGGTTAGAAAAGCCTATGGAGATGTTTCCAGACTCCAGCATGATGAGCCTGGGAGTGCCGGACCCGCAGCAGCGGGCCGACTTGATAGCCTACCTGCTGCAGGCCTCAGCGCTTGACGATAACGGAACTACCGTGACCGAATAA
- a CDS encoding mechanosensitive ion channel family protein, with product MDINTLWDVYVLPWGIKIALALAIFIVGRMVVSSVVSVAAKFMTGREMDDILVKFLSSILRWVLLLFVVIAALSQLGIDTTSLVALLGAAGLAIGLSLQSSLSNFASGVMLIIFRPFTKGHFVEVAGTSGSVDAISIFTTTLTTPDNKEVIVPNGAVLGNNIINYSARPTRRVDMVFGIGYDDDIKKAKEILESILAADERVLAEPAPVVALGELADSSVNFLVRPWVNAADYWGVLWDTTEAVKLKFDEAGISIPYPQMDVHMDQASSSD from the coding sequence ATGGATATCAACACACTCTGGGACGTTTACGTACTTCCCTGGGGCATCAAGATTGCGCTTGCCCTCGCCATCTTTATCGTCGGTCGTATGGTCGTTTCCAGCGTGGTGTCGGTGGCCGCGAAATTCATGACCGGCCGGGAAATGGATGACATTCTGGTCAAGTTCCTGAGTTCGATCCTGCGTTGGGTGCTGCTGCTTTTCGTGGTGATAGCCGCCCTCAGCCAGCTCGGAATTGACACAACATCACTGGTCGCGCTTCTCGGTGCCGCCGGCCTGGCTATCGGCCTGTCGCTCCAGTCTTCACTTTCAAACTTCGCTTCCGGCGTGATGTTGATCATTTTCCGCCCGTTCACCAAAGGTCATTTCGTTGAAGTCGCCGGTACTTCGGGCTCCGTAGACGCCATCAGCATTTTCACTACCACCCTGACCACACCAGACAACAAGGAAGTGATCGTTCCCAATGGTGCAGTGCTCGGCAACAACATCATCAACTACTCCGCTCGCCCAACCCGCCGGGTTGATATGGTTTTTGGCATTGGCTATGACGACGACATCAAAAAAGCCAAGGAAATTCTCGAGAGCATTCTCGCCGCCGATGAGCGCGTGCTGGCTGAGCCAGCGCCAGTGGTGGCGTTGGGTGAACTCGCCGACTCCAGCGTCAATTTCCTCGTCCGCCCCTGGGTAAACGCCGCCGACTACTGGGGCGTACTGTGGGACACCACTGAGGCCGTGAAACTCAAGTTCGACGAGGCCGGCATCAGCATCCCCTACCCCCAGATGGACGTCCACATGGACCAGGCAAGCAGCAGCGACTGA
- a CDS encoding lipid-transfer protein, whose translation MSNEIAILGAGMHPWGKWGHNFVQYGVAAAREALADAGVPWQDVRFVSGGATVRCGYPGYVAGATFAQALGWQGAEVNTSYAACASGSQALAAARNKILSGECDVALVVGADTTPKGFLAPAGGYRPEDPDWVRFYLGITNPTYFALYARRRMDVYGDTLEDFAAVKVKNSKIGAHNPRARYKKQFTAEDVAASAMVADPLRLMDICATSDGGAALIVSSVEYARKIGKGDAPRVAAISTTTPTFASSVVEMPDIATDSAAAVGIDAHSFRSTLPLKAYEEAGIGPGDVDLAEVYDLSTALELDWIEDLQLAPRGEAAALLRAGDTAIGGKIPVNVSGGLACFGEAVPAQALAQVCELTWQLRGEAGDRQVQGAKVGITANQGLFGHGSSVIVKR comes from the coding sequence ATGTCCAATGAAATCGCCATTCTCGGCGCAGGCATGCACCCCTGGGGTAAATGGGGCCACAACTTTGTCCAGTATGGCGTAGCGGCTGCCCGCGAAGCTCTGGCTGATGCAGGCGTGCCCTGGCAAGACGTCCGATTCGTTTCCGGCGGCGCGACCGTGCGCTGTGGCTATCCTGGCTACGTGGCCGGAGCCACCTTTGCGCAGGCTCTTGGCTGGCAGGGCGCCGAGGTAAACACCTCCTACGCCGCCTGTGCCTCTGGCTCTCAGGCTCTGGCCGCCGCGCGCAATAAGATTCTTTCAGGCGAGTGCGACGTGGCCCTTGTGGTCGGCGCCGACACCACCCCGAAAGGTTTTCTGGCGCCAGCTGGAGGCTACCGCCCGGAAGATCCCGATTGGGTCAGATTTTATCTGGGAATCACCAACCCGACGTATTTCGCCCTGTACGCCCGACGCCGCATGGACGTGTATGGCGACACCCTGGAAGATTTCGCAGCCGTTAAAGTTAAGAACTCGAAAATCGGTGCGCACAACCCACGAGCGCGTTACAAAAAACAATTCACCGCCGAAGATGTCGCCGCGTCGGCGATGGTAGCCGACCCACTACGTCTGATGGACATCTGCGCCACCTCTGATGGCGGCGCGGCGTTGATTGTTTCCAGCGTGGAGTATGCCAGAAAAATCGGCAAGGGCGATGCGCCCAGAGTGGCCGCAATCTCGACCACAACGCCCACCTTCGCCAGCAGCGTGGTGGAGATGCCCGACATTGCCACTGACTCGGCCGCAGCAGTGGGCATCGACGCTCACTCGTTCCGCTCCACACTGCCCCTAAAGGCCTACGAGGAAGCGGGTATCGGGCCTGGCGACGTTGACCTGGCCGAGGTCTACGATCTCTCTACCGCATTGGAGCTCGATTGGATCGAAGACCTTCAGCTTGCCCCCCGTGGCGAGGCGGCCGCACTCCTGCGAGCTGGCGACACCGCCATCGGCGGCAAGATACCGGTGAATGTCTCCGGCGGTCTGGCTTGTTTTGGCGAGGCTGTTCCTGCCCAGGCATTGGCCCAGGTCTGCGAATTGACATGGCAACTGCGCGGGGAAGCGGGCGACCGCCAGGTACAGGGCGCAAAAGTAGGTATTACCGCCAACCAGGGGTTATTCGGTCACGGTAGTTCCGTTATCGTCAAGCGCTGA
- a CDS encoding efflux RND transporter periplasmic adaptor subunit has product MASIKKQTTISALLLVGAASVAGLLFLSKPPAKMAEPEYRPVTVDVAVAVKETIQVHVQAQGTVTPLRETALIAEVSGRIIETADHFLVGGFIAEGEVLLRIDPRDYQTELLRAQASVESAESNLAQEKGRTEVALREWQKLPTNAQRSQEAKDLYLRKPQLELAEAQLLAAMADLNTARDRLERTIIKAPYNAIIRSKDSELGQFVGAGTRLASVFSVNQAEVRLPIPQSKLDYLVLPGVEGYAGGASIDLYTDVAGEVKHWPATLHRTEGVFDERSRALYTVARINDPYALATDEREPLRLGTFVNADISGREFDDIVALPRYILRAGNHLWVVDEDNILRNRKVDVLRTGGDVIYVSAGLDEGEQVSLTVLDASLIGTQVKVESSTPSDLMHDSGSPALEAETPVEELVSEEPAFDAADAPVDPVTAALEE; this is encoded by the coding sequence GTGGCCTCAATCAAGAAACAAACTACCATCTCAGCTCTCCTGCTCGTCGGTGCTGCCAGCGTGGCAGGGCTTCTGTTCCTGAGTAAGCCCCCAGCCAAGATGGCAGAGCCTGAATACCGCCCCGTTACAGTGGACGTGGCGGTTGCTGTCAAAGAAACCATCCAGGTACACGTACAGGCTCAGGGAACAGTCACGCCTCTGCGCGAAACAGCCCTGATTGCAGAAGTCTCCGGACGCATCATCGAGACCGCCGACCACTTCCTGGTGGGTGGCTTTATCGCTGAAGGGGAAGTGCTGCTGCGCATAGACCCTCGCGATTACCAGACCGAATTGCTCCGCGCCCAGGCCTCAGTGGAGTCTGCCGAGAGCAACCTCGCCCAGGAGAAGGGCCGTACAGAGGTCGCCCTGCGCGAATGGCAGAAACTTCCCACCAACGCCCAGCGCAGTCAGGAAGCGAAAGATCTCTACCTGCGTAAACCGCAACTGGAGTTAGCTGAAGCCCAGTTGCTTGCCGCCATGGCAGACCTGAACACCGCGCGCGATCGGCTTGAACGCACGATCATCAAAGCACCCTATAACGCCATTATCCGCAGCAAAGATAGCGAGCTGGGCCAGTTCGTCGGCGCTGGAACCAGACTCGCCTCCGTTTTTTCGGTAAATCAGGCTGAAGTGCGCCTGCCCATTCCCCAGAGCAAACTGGACTACCTTGTCCTGCCAGGGGTCGAGGGCTATGCCGGGGGAGCCTCCATAGACCTGTACACTGATGTAGCCGGGGAAGTGAAACACTGGCCGGCCACACTCCACCGCACTGAGGGTGTATTTGACGAGCGCTCACGCGCGCTCTACACCGTGGCCCGGATCAACGATCCCTATGCGCTAGCGACCGATGAACGTGAACCCTTGCGCCTGGGCACCTTTGTCAACGCCGACATCAGCGGCCGGGAATTCGACGACATCGTAGCCCTGCCCCGCTACATCCTGCGGGCTGGCAATCATTTATGGGTTGTCGACGAAGACAACATTCTGCGCAATCGCAAAGTAGACGTACTGCGCACAGGCGGTGATGTTATCTATGTCAGCGCGGGACTGGACGAGGGCGAACAGGTTTCACTCACTGTTCTGGATGCGTCCCTCATTGGCACCCAGGTCAAGGTCGAGTCGAGCACGCCGAGCGATCTAATGCATGACTCCGGTAGCCCGGCGCTTGAGGCGGAAACACCCGTCGAAGAGCTGGTCTCAGAAGAGCCCGCCTTCGATGCAGCTGACGCCCCAGTCGACCCTGTTACTGCGGCGCTGGAAGAATGA
- a CDS encoding MaoC family dehydratase produces the protein MPTIFEQPADLLGAVGQHLGYSDWVEIDQQRIDLFADATGDHQWIHVDPEKAAAGPFGSTIAHGYLTLSLANLFLPQIMEVRNTSMGVNYGCEKVRFPAAVPVGSRVRGGGEVISAEELKGGVQVVVRVTIEIEGGERPACVIDTISRFFP, from the coding sequence ATGCCAACCATTTTCGAACAACCCGCCGATTTGCTTGGTGCGGTTGGACAGCACCTTGGATACAGCGATTGGGTGGAAATTGACCAGCAGCGTATCGATTTGTTCGCCGATGCTACCGGCGATCACCAGTGGATTCATGTCGATCCCGAGAAAGCTGCCGCAGGCCCTTTTGGCTCCACGATTGCCCACGGCTACCTCACCTTGTCCCTAGCCAACTTGTTTCTGCCCCAGATCATGGAGGTACGCAATACGTCGATGGGCGTTAACTATGGCTGCGAAAAAGTCCGATTTCCGGCGGCAGTGCCGGTCGGCAGCCGCGTGCGCGGCGGCGGAGAAGTGATTAGCGCCGAGGAGCTGAAGGGAGGCGTGCAGGTAGTCGTCCGCGTAACCATCGAGATAGAGGGCGGGGAACGGCCCGCCTGCGTCATCGATACCATCAGCCGCTTTTTCCCCTGA
- a CDS encoding TonB-dependent receptor produces the protein MNEPTTDRRLRVPAKTPMHKAVKTALLALGATTLTIPAVAQQASGGYSLALEEIVVTAQKREEDFMSVPGSVNAFTTQDMINTGAATIQDIDTFMPGVDIADTVGGTTQFGISIRGISSPNISSGQDASVAVFYDGSYMPRAVTSIPFSDIARTEVLKGPQGTLFGRNATAGVINIVPNKPHDEFEGFVKARVGSQDMVRMEGMVNAPITDGLYFRGNLFSHQRDGFTETATNGDDFRNEGFIAGRGVLLWDVAEETSIQLAADFEDRDEMPRAAIGVNPKYSYQGSDDPFRSKDQHDVAGAGNTYDSNRNNEEETREMYGVSLQIDHGINDEWSMFGIVSYREWETTNLQEEDGTAEMRRYLDTNNIEDSDIFYSEIRFNFVQDNLDLIFGANYSQEDVFQRTDIGLLADSYMQFVSIDLLPEIGIPPSQDTHAWDLFADQPDEWWLGISNLAGVAVLPPSYSGDYSTETMDNTGDFVNWGVFIDGTYQLTDTIRIAAGLRYSYDEKDYSWQTYQSSIDWPIAPARVAYDPAETGAPQDQWFNKFESSDDWNKTTGRLVADWEFSDIAMAYASYSTGYKSGGFDGQSFKSVQTGSFDPEEIQSVEIGLKGDFFNETLRTEVSIFRHELDDRQVQRDIKDGPDDPTAAPGIVSEDLEVDGIELLLTWTVTDSLRVGALTTYRETEETSETYYNSAGDLSGGDTIKDDSGTEYTLKFDWTPEIPRGFLLVHAHYVFNENTGPNEDTAIYTTGPWYFQDEKLLNARISWTNDDENIEVALWGDNLLDEERAENPGGLAASVLGAYHTRIDDQLTYGIDLRYSF, from the coding sequence ATGAACGAGCCAACGACCGACCGCAGATTGCGCGTCCCGGCGAAAACGCCGATGCACAAGGCGGTAAAAACCGCCCTACTCGCCCTGGGCGCCACCACTCTGACCATCCCAGCGGTGGCACAGCAAGCGTCTGGCGGCTACAGCCTGGCACTGGAAGAAATCGTGGTAACCGCTCAGAAACGTGAAGAGGACTTCATGTCTGTTCCCGGTTCAGTGAATGCCTTCACCACCCAGGACATGATCAACACCGGCGCGGCCACCATTCAGGATATCGACACCTTCATGCCGGGTGTCGACATCGCCGATACTGTTGGCGGTACCACCCAGTTCGGCATCTCCATTCGCGGTATTTCCAGCCCTAACATCAGCTCCGGCCAGGATGCGTCTGTAGCCGTGTTCTACGATGGCTCCTACATGCCCCGCGCGGTAACGTCTATTCCGTTCTCCGACATTGCCCGAACTGAAGTACTGAAAGGCCCACAGGGAACGCTGTTCGGCCGCAACGCAACCGCCGGTGTAATCAACATCGTACCCAACAAACCGCACGATGAATTTGAAGGCTTCGTGAAAGCCCGCGTCGGTAGCCAGGACATGGTACGCATGGAGGGCATGGTGAACGCCCCCATTACTGACGGCCTGTACTTCCGCGGCAACCTGTTCTCTCACCAGCGTGACGGCTTTACCGAAACCGCCACCAACGGTGACGATTTCCGGAACGAGGGCTTCATTGCCGGCCGTGGTGTCCTGCTTTGGGATGTCGCCGAAGAAACCTCCATCCAGCTCGCCGCTGACTTCGAAGACCGGGATGAAATGCCCCGCGCTGCGATTGGCGTCAACCCCAAGTACTCTTACCAGGGCAGCGATGATCCCTTCCGCAGTAAGGACCAGCACGATGTAGCCGGCGCGGGAAACACCTACGACAGCAACCGCAATAACGAAGAAGAAACGCGTGAAATGTACGGCGTGTCGCTGCAAATTGATCACGGCATCAACGACGAGTGGTCCATGTTCGGTATTGTCAGCTACCGTGAGTGGGAAACCACCAACCTGCAGGAAGAAGACGGCACGGCCGAGATGCGCCGCTACCTCGACACCAACAACATCGAAGATTCCGACATCTTCTACAGTGAAATTCGTTTCAACTTTGTGCAGGACAACCTCGACCTCATCTTCGGCGCAAACTACAGCCAGGAAGATGTGTTCCAGCGCACCGACATCGGTCTGCTGGCCGACTCCTACATGCAGTTTGTCAGCATCGACCTGCTTCCCGAAATCGGCATCCCGCCCAGCCAGGACACTCATGCCTGGGACTTGTTTGCGGACCAGCCTGACGAATGGTGGCTCGGCATCTCAAACCTCGCTGGCGTAGCTGTATTGCCGCCTTCGTACTCCGGTGACTACTCCACCGAGACCATGGATAACACCGGTGACTTTGTGAACTGGGGCGTGTTCATCGACGGCACATACCAGCTGACCGACACTATTCGCATCGCAGCCGGCCTGCGCTACAGCTATGACGAGAAGGACTACTCCTGGCAGACCTACCAGTCTTCTATCGACTGGCCTATTGCTCCCGCGCGTGTCGCCTACGACCCCGCTGAGACCGGTGCTCCCCAGGACCAGTGGTTCAACAAGTTCGAATCCAGCGACGACTGGAACAAGACCACTGGCCGCCTGGTTGCTGACTGGGAATTCAGTGATATCGCCATGGCATACGCCTCTTACTCCACCGGCTACAAGTCCGGCGGCTTTGATGGCCAAAGCTTCAAATCGGTTCAGACCGGCTCCTTCGATCCTGAGGAAATTCAGTCTGTCGAAATCGGCCTGAAGGGTGATTTCTTCAACGAGACCTTGCGTACCGAAGTGTCGATCTTCCGCCACGAACTGGATGATCGCCAGGTACAGCGCGACATCAAAGACGGCCCGGACGATCCCACGGCCGCCCCCGGTATCGTGAGTGAAGACCTCGAAGTCGATGGTATCGAGCTGCTGCTGACCTGGACTGTCACAGACAGCCTGCGTGTTGGCGCGCTCACCACCTATCGCGAAACCGAAGAGACCTCTGAGACCTATTACAACTCAGCGGGTGATCTCTCTGGCGGTGATACCATCAAGGACGATTCTGGTACTGAATACACGCTGAAGTTTGACTGGACGCCTGAGATCCCCAGAGGCTTCCTGCTGGTCCACGCTCATTACGTGTTTAACGAAAACACAGGTCCGAACGAAGATACCGCGATCTACACAACTGGCCCGTGGTACTTCCAGGACGAGAAGCTTCTCAACGCTCGCATCTCCTGGACCAATGATGACGAAAATATCGAAGTGGCACTGTGGGGTGACAACCTGCTGGACGAAGAGCGCGCCGAGAACCCCGGTGGCCTCGCTGCTAGCGTACTGGGTGCATACCACACCCGCATCGATGACCAGCTGACCTACGGCATCGACCTGCGTTACTCCTTCTAA
- a CDS encoding SOS response-associated peptidase, translated as MCGRFNVIDSPGLQSLLRDLGIDLQLPTATNVAPTEGVGLVRDAGAGSQLDAARWWLTPSWAPAVDQKYSMFNARCESLATSRAFRTPFKRQRGIVPMSSFIEWRTVAGRKSPWLISNAQQALAVAALWDVWDGDGSQLLSCTLVTTAAAPQFEPWHKRMPVVLAEEEWGRWLDSSQPIAANDPLFRAELKSEWYLQELSGAIGNARNKNPSEMEGFGELIELRR; from the coding sequence ATGTGTGGAAGATTCAACGTTATCGACAGCCCTGGTCTGCAGTCTCTGCTGCGCGATCTGGGTATAGACCTGCAACTGCCTACGGCAACCAATGTTGCGCCGACCGAAGGCGTCGGTTTGGTCCGCGACGCGGGGGCAGGCTCCCAACTGGATGCCGCGCGTTGGTGGTTGACGCCCTCGTGGGCGCCGGCAGTCGATCAGAAGTACAGCATGTTTAACGCCCGCTGTGAGAGTCTTGCGACCAGCCGTGCGTTTCGCACGCCGTTCAAGCGTCAGCGGGGCATCGTGCCGATGAGTAGTTTCATCGAGTGGCGCACTGTGGCTGGGCGCAAGAGCCCCTGGCTGATATCGAATGCACAGCAGGCGCTGGCGGTAGCAGCGCTGTGGGACGTCTGGGACGGCGATGGTTCACAACTGCTCAGCTGCACCCTGGTAACCACTGCAGCGGCACCCCAGTTTGAACCCTGGCACAAGCGTATGCCGGTGGTGCTTGCAGAGGAAGAGTGGGGCCGGTGGCTCGACAGCAGCCAGCCGATTGCAGCGAACGATCCGCTTTTTCGCGCTGAACTCAAGTCAGAGTGGTACTTGCAGGAATTGTCTGGTGCTATTGGCAACGCCAGAAACAAAAACCCCTCCGAGATGGAGGGGTTTGGGGAACTAATAGAACTTCGCCGCTAA
- a CDS encoding SDR family oxidoreductase, protein MRILSQFGEAAMALYALTGGTTGIGGELKKQLLDLGHEVISVDIKEGDITADLSTPEGRATAIAGIRERAPDGLDGFIPCAGLPPVARPLGLIPAVNYFGVVEMAEGLRDLVAKRRGTILLVASNSAPMVPKDDPYVELCLAGDEGAALSDIASKDGHTAYAGSKRAVSAWMRRNVVSYAKEGVRLNAVAPGITMTPLTEQVMADEELGQAMRDFGEMVPWGGTAQPAQIANVMRFLLSAESDFVCGSVIFIDGGSDAMLRPDDF, encoded by the coding sequence ATGCGGATCCTGTCACAGTTTGGAGAAGCGGCCATGGCGCTGTATGCATTGACCGGCGGAACCACCGGAATCGGCGGTGAGTTGAAGAAGCAGTTGCTGGACCTCGGTCACGAGGTCATTTCGGTAGACATCAAGGAGGGAGATATCACTGCCGACCTCTCTACCCCGGAAGGGCGCGCGACTGCCATTGCGGGCATTCGTGAGCGGGCCCCGGACGGCCTCGACGGCTTCATACCCTGTGCCGGTCTGCCGCCTGTGGCGCGTCCATTAGGATTGATTCCAGCCGTGAATTATTTCGGCGTGGTTGAGATGGCCGAGGGGCTGCGCGATCTGGTCGCCAAGCGCCGTGGCACGATTTTGCTGGTGGCCTCCAACTCGGCGCCCATGGTTCCCAAGGACGATCCCTATGTGGAGCTCTGTCTCGCGGGAGACGAAGGCGCTGCGCTGAGCGACATCGCCAGCAAAGACGGCCACACTGCCTATGCCGGTTCCAAGCGCGCAGTGAGCGCCTGGATGCGGCGCAATGTCGTGTCTTACGCGAAGGAGGGGGTGCGTCTGAATGCGGTTGCGCCGGGTATCACTATGACGCCGCTGACCGAGCAGGTGATGGCGGATGAGGAGTTGGGTCAGGCTATGCGCGATTTTGGCGAAATGGTGCCCTGGGGTGGGACCGCCCAGCCGGCCCAGATCGCCAATGTTATGCGCTTCCTGCTCTCAGCTGAATCTGACTTTGTGTGTGGCTCGGTTATATTCATTGATGGCGGTTCCGACGCCATGCTGCGGCCGGACGACTTCTAG